The following are encoded together in the Choloepus didactylus isolate mChoDid1 chromosome 7, mChoDid1.pri, whole genome shotgun sequence genome:
- the PFDN6 gene encoding prefoldin subunit 6 → MAELIQKKLQGEVEKYQQLQKDLSKSMSGRQKLEAQLTENNIVKEELALLDGSNVVFKLLGPVLVKQELGEAQATVGKRLDYITAEIKRYESQLRDLERQSERQRETLAQLQQEFQRAQAAKAGAPEKA, encoded by the exons ATGGCTGAGCTGATCCAAAAGAAACTACAGGGAGAAGTAGAGAAATATCAACAGCTACAGAAGG acTTGAGTAAGTCCATGTCAGGGCGGCAGAAGCTTGAGGCACAGCTAACAGAAAATAATATCGTGAAGGAG GAACTGGCCTTGCTGGATGGATCCAACGTGGTCTTTAAACTTCTGGGTCCCGTGTTGGTCAAacaggagctgggggaggccCAAGCCACAGTAGGGAAGAGGCTGGACTATATTACAGCTGAAAT TAAACGGTATGAATCCCAGCTCCGGGACCTTGAGCGGCAGTCAGAGCGACAGAGGGAGACACTTGCTCAGCTGCAGCAGGAGTTCCAGCGGGCCCAGGCAGCAAAGGCAGGGGCTCCTGAGAAGGCCTGA